The Marivirga tractuosa DSM 4126 genome contains the following window.
TAAGGAAGATAATCCTGAGTTGAAGAAAGCACAGGAATTAGGCTTACGAATTTTCTCCTTCCCAGAATTTATTCGGGAGGTTTCTGCCAATAAGCAGAGAATTGTAATTGGAGGGAGTCATGGAAAAAGCTCAATTACAGCCATGATCATGCATGTATTAAAATCAGCCGGTAAGACATTTGATTATCTAGTTGGCGCTGAAATTGAAGGTTTTGATTTAACTGTTCAAATATCGGATGCAGCTATTATCATTATAGAAGGAGATGAGTATTTGTCCTCAAAATTAGATCCACAGCCTAAATTCTTGAAATATGATCATCATATTGGGGTGATTTCAGGCATCAAATGGGATCATAAAAACGTATTCCCCACTTTTGAAGATTATACTAAGCAATTTGATTTATTTGCAGATAAAACGCCTAAGGCTGGGTCTTTAATTTATTGCGAAGAAGATAATCTAGCCAATATAGTAGGTGCCAAAGAAAGAGAGGATGTTCGTAAAATCCCTTATGCTGCTCATGATGCTGAAATTAAGAATGGTATAACTTATCTGAAAACTAAAGAGCATGGAGAAGTGAAAATCAACGTTTTTGGTAAGCATAACCTTCAAAATATAAAAGCTGCTCAAGAAGTGTGTGATATTTTAGGTGTTCCTGCTGATAAATTCTATGCAGCCATCACTTCTTTTAAGGGAGCCAAGAATAGATTGGAATTATTAGCTGAAAATAATGATGTGAGGGTATATAAAGATTATGCCCACGCACCTTCTAAGTTAAAAGCTACTGTTAATGCTTTGCATCACCAATTCAAACATGGTGAAATTTGTATTGCTTATGAATTACACACTTTCAGCAGTTTGGATCGTGAATTTTTAAAAGAATATAAAGATACATTAAAGCATGCTGATGTAGCATTTGTTTACATTAATCCTGCTAATTTAAAAATTGAAGGGGATAATAAATTAACTGAAGCTGATCTTAAAGAAGCTTTTAATAAAGCAGATTTACAGTTTTTTGATGATGAAAATGAATTAAAAAAGGCATTGGATAACCAAAAAGGAAAGGTCTCCACTTTTGCATTTTTAAGTTCAGGGCATTTTGGAAACTTAAACCTTCAAGAAACCGCTCAAAATTTAGTTAAATAAAATATGTTTTTAAATCTCAAAAATCCATTGGTCATATTTGACCTGGAAACAACCGGAACCAATGTAGTCAACGACAGAATAGTAGAGTATTCTTTCGTGAAAGTGATGCCTGATGGTGATGTCATCAAAAATACCGAAAAAGTAAATCCTGAGAGACCTATTCCATTAGAGAGCAGTTTGATCCATGGTATTTACGATAAAGATGTGAAAGACAAACCTACTTTTAAAGCAATGGCTAAGGAGTTGTCATCTTTTTTACATGGATGTGACCTTGCAGGCTTCAATATTTTAAAATTTGATGTCCCTGTTTTGGTAGAAGAATTCTTAAGGGCGGATGTTGATTTTGATATTTCAAAGCGCAAGTTATTAGATGCTCAAAAGATTTTCCATATGATGGAAAAAAGAACCTTAACCGCTGCATATAAATTCTATTGTGGAAAAGAATTGGTGGATGCTCACTCTGCTGAAGCGGATACATTGGCAACACTTGAGGTGTTGGATGCACAGATCAAAAGGTACGAAGGTGAAAGTTTAATGGATTTAAAGGGTAAGGTACTAGGTACAATTGAAAATAATGTTGAAACCTTACATCAAATCACAAATGACAACATGGTAGATTTAGCAGGGCGATTTGTCTTTAATGATGACGGAATAGAGGTGTTTAATTTTGGTAAACACAAGGGGCAGGCAGTGGAAGATGTCTTGAAAAAAGAATCAGGCTACTACGACTGGATGATGAAAGGCGATTTCCCTATGGATACGAAAAGAAAGCTTACAGAGATAAAACTAAGAGGATTTCAAAGGTAGAAGTATTTTTAACATCATGAGTAGAAGCCCATTTCATTTAATTGATTTGGGCTTTTTTTACAACTTGTTATTTATTTTATTAAAAGTGAAGGCTTGTTATTTCCCTCAAAAGTGCGGACTAATTTGGACAATTGTAAGAAAAATAGCTTAAGAATTGATACATACACTACATTAACTATATTTTAAGAGTTCAGTCCGTTTTCTGCCATTATTTTTACATATTTTTAGGTGATGTAGCATTTTATAAATCACTATTGATTTGAAGGTAAGATATTTAGACCAAATAATTAATATTTTAGACAACCAAGACCTCAATTATGAGCTTTTGGAAAATTTATCTATTACCGATTTTCAAGATTATAGATGTTATTACTTATTGATAGAGAATCGTATTCTATATGTCATTACTGAAGGTGAGGCGGATGGAAAAAAAGCACAGCTATTCTTTAAAAATCTGCAGCAAGCAGCTCTGGTAAAGAAAGGGAAAAAATTGACTTTTATATTGGATGCTACGCAACTAAGTAATGTTCCTTCCTCTGCACGTGAAGAGATTCATTTTTTTGATTTATCATTTAGAAAATATTGGTCTCAAATTCTAATTATTTACCAAGGAGTTGCGAAAGTCATATTAGATATGTACGCCATTCATAAACCTGAGCATGTTATGGGGATTGAAAAAGTAGGAAAGCCAGAAATTGCTGTTGAATATGCTTTAAATGGACAGGAATCTCAGCAATTTTCAGGTGAATATTTAAATTCACTTAGTAAGGATGAGTTAGTCAAGATGGTTAAAAAGTTACAGGAAAAGGAATCTTTATTGACCTCAGACAGCAGTAATTCCTTAGCTGAAATCACCGATATACTGACTGATTTTACTTGGGAGAAGGAAAATACAGATTTGGTGGCCTTTGATAAGACGGATACCTTGAGTCCAGTTTATGGTCTGTTAAATAGCATTATATCTGATTTTAAAGAGTTAGATCAAGCTCACCAAGATTTAAAAATTGAATTCTATGACAAACTTCAATTTCAGGTCGGTGAAATTTTGCATCAAGAAGCTAGTTTAAGAGGTATATTTGATAGTCTCGATTCTATGGTTTGGATGGTGGATTCCCAGTTTAACTTTTTGGCTTTCAATAAGAAATTTCATAGTCATCTCAAGGCTCAATATGGAATAGTTCCGGAAGTAGGAATGAATATTTTGGAACAGGAAGAATTATCTGGTGAATTTGATAAAACCATCCATCGAATAAATATTGCATTAAAAGGCGAGGAAGAAAATTATCGAGATTTCTATAGTGAAGGTGGAAATATTGTTAAGGTAGTGGATTCTAAAATATTCCCCGTAGAGGTGCATAAAAATATTCAAGCAGTAGCTTGTCTCACAAATGATATAACTGAAAGCTTTGAAGCTTCTGAAAGAATAAAAAGCAATGAGCATATCATTGCTTCGGTTAATAAAAACATCTCTG
Protein-coding sequences here:
- a CDS encoding UDP-N-acetylmuramate--L-alanine ligase gives rise to the protein MDLNHIKQVHFIAVGGSVMHNLALALQKRNIKVTGSDDEIYEPAAGKLKAAGLNPSIGWNPDQLHKDLDAVILGMHAKEDNPELKKAQELGLRIFSFPEFIREVSANKQRIVIGGSHGKSSITAMIMHVLKSAGKTFDYLVGAEIEGFDLTVQISDAAIIIIEGDEYLSSKLDPQPKFLKYDHHIGVISGIKWDHKNVFPTFEDYTKQFDLFADKTPKAGSLIYCEEDNLANIVGAKEREDVRKIPYAAHDAEIKNGITYLKTKEHGEVKINVFGKHNLQNIKAAQEVCDILGVPADKFYAAITSFKGAKNRLELLAENNDVRVYKDYAHAPSKLKATVNALHHQFKHGEICIAYELHTFSSLDREFLKEYKDTLKHADVAFVYINPANLKIEGDNKLTEADLKEAFNKADLQFFDDENELKKALDNQKGKVSTFAFLSSGHFGNLNLQETAQNLVK
- a CDS encoding 3'-5' exonuclease — translated: MFLNLKNPLVIFDLETTGTNVVNDRIVEYSFVKVMPDGDVIKNTEKVNPERPIPLESSLIHGIYDKDVKDKPTFKAMAKELSSFLHGCDLAGFNILKFDVPVLVEEFLRADVDFDISKRKLLDAQKIFHMMEKRTLTAAYKFYCGKELVDAHSAEADTLATLEVLDAQIKRYEGESLMDLKGKVLGTIENNVETLHQITNDNMVDLAGRFVFNDDGIEVFNFGKHKGQAVEDVLKKESGYYDWMMKGDFPMDTKRKLTEIKLRGFQR
- a CDS encoding PAS domain-containing sensor histidine kinase encodes the protein MKVRYLDQIINILDNQDLNYELLENLSITDFQDYRCYYLLIENRILYVITEGEADGKKAQLFFKNLQQAALVKKGKKLTFILDATQLSNVPSSAREEIHFFDLSFRKYWSQILIIYQGVAKVILDMYAIHKPEHVMGIEKVGKPEIAVEYALNGQESQQFSGEYLNSLSKDELVKMVKKLQEKESLLTSDSSNSLAEITDILTDFTWEKENTDLVAFDKTDTLSPVYGLLNSIISDFKELDQAHQDLKIEFYDKLQFQVGEILHQEASLRGIFDSLDSMVWMVDSQFNFLAFNKKFHSHLKAQYGIVPEVGMNILEQEELSGEFDKTIHRINIALKGEEENYRDFYSEGGNIVKVVDSKIFPVEVHKNIQAVACLTNDITESFEASERIKSNEHIIASVNKNISEAIYRSSHDRGLIFVNEAFVQMFGFRSKEELYNHSELNSIYANPDDRERLGKLLIKEQAVTNVEVKFRKKNGETFTGLISSMVSEDEDGIKYFDGAIRDVSAMKSAQEKLKRQNRELKKLNTELDSFVYSASHDLKAPLSSVKGLINLARKETDKEQLDHYLHLVDQSINKLDAFIKDIVDLSRNARQEVQADYINFDEIVQETFDNYQYLENFDRIDKRIEIESKVEFYSDKRRLKVIFNNIISNAIRYFNPFVDNPFVKIRIITDAEKALILISDNGLGIENEYLDKIFDMFFRASNLGKGTGIGLYIVKETIQKVKGEIQVDSEVEKGTTFTVTLPNLKN